A single genomic interval of Stieleria maiorica harbors:
- a CDS encoding sialidase family protein, translated as MHCRLIRVVAMSCLFLMPTVSVIADDGDLFLKPPAVVRSGNPIHASSNRAFQGIPSLAVAPGGRLWATWYAGVTPGEDKNNYVVLSTSGDDGKTWTEVLIVDPDEGGPVRAYDPELWMAPDGKLRLAWAQAIGHEGTIAGVWFLAITNPDDARPEYEPPERITDGIMMCKPLVSSSGEWMLPASTWRKTDHSARVIVSDDDGATWELRGGCNVPENERAFDEHMLIERRDGTLWMLARTPYGIGESVSTDQGRTWPELTPSGIAHPSARFFIRRLNSGKLLLVKHGPVDQRIGRSHLTAFVSDDEGKSWSGGLLLDERNQVSYPDGQQTSDGTIRIIYDFSRTGERHILMATFREEDVVAGKIVSDGATLRQIVSDASGPLGAE; from the coding sequence ATGCATTGCCGTTTGATTCGCGTTGTCGCGATGAGTTGTCTGTTCCTCATGCCGACGGTCTCGGTGATTGCCGATGACGGCGATCTGTTTTTGAAACCTCCCGCGGTGGTGCGATCGGGGAATCCGATTCATGCATCCAGCAATCGGGCGTTTCAAGGGATTCCCAGTCTGGCGGTGGCTCCCGGCGGCCGATTGTGGGCAACCTGGTACGCAGGTGTCACGCCCGGTGAAGACAAGAACAATTACGTCGTGCTGAGCACCAGCGGTGACGATGGGAAGACGTGGACCGAAGTGCTGATCGTCGACCCCGACGAAGGCGGTCCGGTTCGAGCTTATGATCCGGAATTGTGGATGGCCCCGGACGGCAAGCTTCGTCTGGCATGGGCTCAGGCGATCGGACACGAAGGGACCATCGCCGGGGTTTGGTTTCTGGCCATTACCAATCCGGACGATGCCCGTCCAGAATACGAGCCGCCCGAACGCATCACCGACGGGATCATGATGTGCAAGCCGCTGGTTTCGTCTTCCGGCGAGTGGATGCTTCCGGCGTCGACGTGGCGAAAGACCGACCACAGCGCCCGCGTGATCGTTTCCGATGATGACGGTGCGACCTGGGAGTTGCGGGGCGGTTGCAACGTTCCGGAAAATGAACGTGCATTTGACGAACACATGTTGATCGAGCGACGTGACGGGACGCTGTGGATGTTGGCGCGCACCCCTTACGGAATCGGCGAAAGTGTTTCGACCGACCAGGGACGCACCTGGCCGGAATTGACTCCATCGGGCATCGCCCACCCAAGTGCCAGGTTCTTCATTCGTCGATTGAACTCCGGCAAGCTGCTGTTGGTCAAACACGGTCCGGTCGACCAAAGGATCGGCCGATCCCACCTGACCGCGTTCGTCTCCGACGACGAGGGGAAAAGCTGGAGCGGGGGGCTGTTGTTGGACGAACGCAATCAGGTCTCGTATCCCGATGGACAACAGACATCCGACGGGACGATCCGAATCATTTACGATTTCAGTCGCACCGGGGAACGTCATATTTTGATGGCGACGTTTCGTGAAGAGGACGTGGTGGCGGGAAAGATCGTCAGTGACGGGGCAACGTTACGGCAGATCGTCAGCGACGCTTCTGGCCCGCTGGGAGCGGAATGA
- a CDS encoding tripartite tricarboxylate transporter substrate binding protein, giving the protein MKTSVPIVWLAACLAAVCFATLGCNRREQWPYRPVTLVCPWSAGGGTDRVSRQFAVQLESELGVPVNVVNATGGGGVTGHTRGATAPADGYTLTMATVELNMLHWRSLCPITPDSFEPLARINQDAAAVFVSTDSPWQSIEDLEGKLRESTDPLRASGTAAGGIWHLALLGWLDRSELPSDAVTWVSINGAAPSLQELMAGGVEVVCCSIPEARALVDAGKIRCLGVMSNQRSPAAPDVATFAEQGVDWSIGAWRGLLYPKGVPAERVTGMRQAVLRVAGSNEFRQFMQASGFQVAVADGEQFASFLAQSDADFGRILNQPQMTQSSASAIGPYFLPTILAALGLAIAVFGWGVSRRTQGSDVTAEPTGRVNWKSLLRSKGIESRRATVATFARRWFPNAFHALASVATLRLFGFAAVIVWFIVTCETLGYVISAGVMLIAMLLMLRVRLPIAVTATLVIVPSLYHGFAGMLGVPLPWGWLGW; this is encoded by the coding sequence ATGAAAACGTCTGTGCCCATCGTCTGGCTGGCCGCGTGTCTTGCGGCTGTCTGCTTTGCGACTCTCGGATGCAATCGGCGCGAGCAGTGGCCTTATCGACCGGTCACATTGGTTTGTCCTTGGTCGGCCGGAGGCGGCACCGATCGGGTGTCGCGGCAATTTGCGGTGCAGCTTGAAAGTGAACTCGGCGTGCCGGTGAACGTCGTCAATGCGACGGGCGGTGGTGGCGTGACGGGGCACACGCGCGGCGCCACCGCGCCGGCCGACGGATACACGCTGACCATGGCGACGGTCGAGCTGAACATGCTGCACTGGCGCAGCCTGTGTCCGATCACGCCGGACAGCTTTGAGCCGTTGGCGAGGATCAATCAAGATGCAGCCGCGGTCTTCGTGTCGACGGATTCTCCGTGGCAATCGATTGAGGATCTGGAAGGAAAGCTGCGTGAATCAACCGATCCGTTGCGTGCGTCGGGAACGGCGGCCGGCGGAATCTGGCACTTGGCGTTGTTGGGGTGGTTGGACCGCAGTGAATTGCCCAGCGATGCGGTGACCTGGGTCTCGATCAACGGAGCGGCGCCGTCGCTGCAGGAACTGATGGCCGGTGGTGTGGAGGTTGTCTGCTGTTCGATCCCCGAAGCACGCGCGCTCGTTGATGCCGGAAAGATTCGATGCCTGGGCGTGATGAGCAACCAGCGCAGCCCGGCGGCGCCCGACGTCGCGACCTTTGCCGAGCAGGGCGTCGATTGGTCGATCGGGGCTTGGCGGGGATTGCTGTATCCCAAAGGCGTACCGGCCGAACGCGTCACCGGGATGCGGCAGGCGGTTTTGCGGGTCGCAGGCAGCAACGAGTTTCGCCAGTTCATGCAGGCGTCTGGATTCCAGGTGGCGGTCGCCGACGGGGAGCAATTCGCATCCTTTCTCGCTCAATCCGATGCGGACTTTGGCAGAATCTTGAATCAACCGCAGATGACGCAATCGTCTGCGTCAGCGATCGGTCCCTATTTTCTCCCAACGATCCTGGCCGCGCTCGGACTTGCGATCGCCGTGTTCGGTTGGGGCGTCTCCAGGAGGACGCAGGGCAGTGATGTGACGGCAGAACCGACGGGCAGGGTTAACTGGAAATCACTACTTCGTTCTAAAGGTATCGAGAGTCGCCGTGCAACCGTAGCTACCTTCGCCAGAAGGTGGTTCCCCAACGCTTTCCACGCTCTTGCGAGCGTCGCTACATTACGGTTGTTCGGTTTTGCCGCAGTCATCGTGTGGTTCATCGTGACGTGCGAAACGCTGGGCTACGTGATTTCCGCGGGCGTGATGTTGATTGCGATGTTGTTGATGTTGCGAGTCCGATTACCGATCGCGGTGACGGCGACCTTGGTGATCGTTCCCAGTTTGTATCACGGGTTTGCGGGCATGCTGGGCGTTCCCCTTCCCTGGGGCTGGTTGGGTTGGTGA
- a CDS encoding tripartite tricarboxylate transporter permease, whose protein sequence is MNPSLLQAAGEVFGRVDLWLIIVAAACYGIFVGAIPGLTATMAVALFVPVAYWLDPVAAIGAIVTMVACAIFAGDIPTVLLRIPGTPASAAYADQAYRLTEKGLAHQVLSVSLVSSVVGGVIGAVLLMVLGNQFAAIASWFSVTEYFWLYLIGLSCCVLVAPVGTRWKALLSLILGILLSTVGLSAVHLQPRFTFQSVDLYQGISFISAMIGLFGLSEVFANLASAKRGEDNLPSGVPMGSFGAMLRSSRAAMVSRFVTRPSGTARSSLMGVLIGMLPGAGADIASWVTFAAAKRGGDCDADQELVDAIGDATTANSAALAGGWIPTLVFGIPGDSVTAIVIGVLLMKNVTPGPAIFENQPSLVYGIYLIFLIANLVMLPIGMLAIRLGLHLVRIPKQILLPVIVLFCVTGAYSLNGSLFDVTVMLVMGLAGFILNRRGFPLGPVVLGLVLGGPLEERLIQALTASGGNPLGLLNRPIAVVLAVATLLIIVRIVRRPERVAP, encoded by the coding sequence ATGAATCCATCGCTGTTGCAAGCGGCCGGCGAAGTTTTCGGCCGCGTTGACCTTTGGTTGATCATTGTCGCCGCGGCCTGCTATGGCATTTTCGTGGGGGCCATCCCCGGTTTGACGGCAACGATGGCGGTCGCATTGTTCGTCCCGGTGGCCTATTGGTTGGATCCGGTGGCCGCGATCGGTGCGATCGTGACGATGGTCGCCTGCGCGATTTTTGCGGGAGACATCCCGACCGTCTTGTTGCGGATTCCGGGCACGCCGGCGTCGGCCGCTTATGCCGATCAAGCGTATCGGCTGACGGAGAAGGGGCTGGCGCATCAGGTTCTGTCGGTTTCGTTGGTCAGCAGCGTCGTCGGCGGCGTCATCGGAGCCGTTCTTTTGATGGTTTTGGGCAACCAGTTCGCTGCGATCGCGAGTTGGTTTTCCGTGACCGAGTACTTTTGGCTGTACCTGATCGGACTCAGCTGCTGTGTGTTGGTGGCACCGGTCGGGACGCGCTGGAAGGCGCTGTTGAGTTTGATCTTGGGGATCCTGCTGTCCACGGTTGGGCTGAGTGCAGTGCACCTTCAGCCGCGATTCACGTTCCAGTCCGTGGATCTGTATCAAGGGATCTCGTTCATCTCGGCGATGATCGGGCTGTTCGGGTTGTCGGAGGTGTTTGCGAACCTGGCGTCTGCCAAGCGAGGTGAGGACAACTTGCCGTCCGGTGTACCGATGGGGTCGTTTGGGGCGATGCTTCGGTCTTCCAGGGCGGCCATGGTGTCGCGGTTCGTCACGCGTCCCTCCGGTACGGCTCGATCGAGTTTGATGGGGGTCTTGATCGGCATGCTGCCCGGCGCCGGCGCGGACATCGCTTCTTGGGTGACGTTCGCTGCAGCCAAGCGTGGGGGCGATTGCGACGCGGATCAGGAATTGGTTGATGCGATCGGCGATGCGACGACGGCCAACAGTGCCGCCTTGGCCGGCGGCTGGATCCCGACCTTGGTGTTTGGGATCCCCGGTGATTCCGTCACCGCGATCGTGATCGGCGTGTTGTTGATGAAGAACGTGACACCGGGGCCGGCGATCTTTGAAAATCAACCGTCACTGGTTTACGGCATCTATCTTATCTTTCTGATTGCCAATCTGGTGATGTTGCCGATCGGTATGCTTGCCATCCGGTTGGGGCTTCATCTGGTGCGGATTCCCAAACAGATTCTATTGCCGGTGATCGTTTTGTTTTGTGTCACCGGAGCCTATTCGCTCAACGGCAGCCTGTTCGACGTCACGGTCATGTTGGTGATGGGACTGGCCGGATTCATTTTGAATCGGCGTGGGTTCCCGTTGGGGCCGGTGGTCCTGGGGTTGGTGCTCGGCGGACCCTTGGAGGAACGATTGATTCAAGCGTTGACCGCGTCCGGCGGTAACCCGTTGGGGTTGCTGAATCGTCCCATCGCAGTCGTCCTGGCGGTCGCCACCTTGCTGATCATCGTCAGAATCGTGCGGCGACCGGAACGTGTTGCTCCTTGA